One Streptomyces sp. NBC_01237 genomic region harbors:
- a CDS encoding sensor histidine kinase — translation MTVDVPRVSARVRILLWLLVVMAVALGGVAVTVRAILQRDVDERISQLLTQETGEFANFVAQGVDPETGSRFGDPDRLLRVYLQRQYADPDEELLGLTRPGTGEPDVIRQRRDIPADIALWKDGAALTGIFASERAFGTLHRSQGELRWAKVALRPVRDGPPGAFVVAFHADRERAVADQTFWTLLGLSGVALLMTTGIGWAVAGRILAPVRVVRMTAAELTEQDLTRRIPVEGRDDIAALAETFNAMLDRLERAFAAQRVFVDDAGHELRTPITIVRGHLELMGDDPADREETVRLVTDELDRMSRIVEDLLLLAGAERPDFVRPEPVQLAELTADVFVKVRTLGERDWQLDGVADREVRLDEQRITQAMVQLAQNAVQHTVPGRRIRIGSRALGERIELYVADSGPGIPPQDAAVIFERFRRGTARRGARTSGAGLGLAIVKAIAEGHHGRVELRPTDGGGATFVLMLETDP, via the coding sequence ATGACGGTTGACGTTCCCAGGGTCTCCGCCCGCGTACGCATCCTGCTGTGGCTGCTGGTGGTGATGGCGGTCGCGCTGGGTGGCGTGGCCGTCACGGTACGGGCGATCCTCCAGCGTGACGTGGACGAGCGCATCAGCCAGCTGCTCACCCAGGAGACCGGTGAGTTCGCGAACTTCGTCGCCCAGGGCGTGGACCCGGAGACCGGCAGCCGCTTCGGGGACCCGGACCGGCTGCTCCGTGTCTATCTGCAACGGCAGTACGCGGACCCCGACGAGGAACTGCTGGGACTGACCCGGCCCGGCACCGGCGAACCCGACGTCATCCGCCAGCGCCGTGACATCCCCGCGGACATCGCCCTGTGGAAGGACGGTGCGGCACTCACCGGGATCTTCGCCTCCGAACGCGCCTTCGGCACCCTGCACCGTTCCCAGGGGGAGCTGCGCTGGGCCAAGGTCGCCCTCCGGCCCGTCCGTGACGGACCGCCCGGCGCCTTCGTCGTGGCCTTCCACGCCGACCGCGAACGCGCCGTCGCCGATCAGACCTTCTGGACCCTGCTGGGCCTGTCGGGCGTGGCGCTGCTGATGACGACCGGGATCGGCTGGGCCGTCGCCGGCCGTATCCTCGCGCCCGTCCGTGTCGTACGGATGACGGCGGCGGAGCTGACGGAGCAGGACCTCACCCGGCGCATACCCGTGGAGGGCCGGGACGACATCGCGGCACTCGCCGAGACGTTCAACGCGATGCTGGACCGGCTGGAGCGGGCGTTCGCCGCGCAACGGGTCTTCGTCGACGACGCCGGACACGAGCTGCGCACCCCCATCACCATCGTGCGGGGCCATCTGGAGCTGATGGGCGACGACCCGGCCGACCGGGAGGAGACCGTCCGCCTGGTCACGGACGAACTCGACCGGATGAGCCGCATCGTCGAGGATCTGCTCCTGCTCGCCGGGGCCGAGAGACCCGACTTCGTGCGCCCGGAACCGGTCCAGCTCGCGGAGCTGACCGCCGATGTCTTCGTGAAGGTGCGGACGCTGGGCGAGCGTGACTGGCAGCTCGACGGCGTCGCGGACCGGGAGGTGCGGCTGGACGAGCAGCGGATCACCCAGGCGATGGTCCAGCTCGCGCAGAACGCCGTCCAGCACACCGTGCCGGGCCGGCGCATCCGGATCGGGTCGCGGGCGCTCGGCGAGCGGATCGAGCTGTACGTCGCCGACAGCGGACCCGGGATTCCGCCGCAGGACGCCGCGGTGATCTTCGAGAGGTTCCGGCGGGGCACCGCCCGGCGCGGTGCCCGTACCAGCGGTGCCGGACTCGGACTCGCGATAGTGAAGGCCATCGCGGAGGGCCATCACGGCCGGGTCGAACTACGCCCCACCGACGGTGGCGGCGCCACCTTCGTACTCATGCTGGAGACGGACCCATGA
- a CDS encoding helix-turn-helix domain-containing protein, with protein MANIQSLDPSASPLDYYGWELRRQREAAGLRQGQLGALIFCTGSLIGQIETTKKVPTRDFSERLDAALGTDGVFSRLIGLVLRSQLPTWFQPYADMEAKAAYISTYQAQVVYGLLQTEEYARAVLATGMPDDLEGLLAGRMERQRILDREKPPMAWAILDEAVLHRPIGGHEVMRAQLGKLLEFSAHRWMRIQVLPFAAGEHASLDGAFTTMRFDDDPDIIYTEDLISGHMTASPDTVREASLRYAHLQATALSVEDSVALIARVMEERYGDRPRSEVRAVA; from the coding sequence GTGGCCAACATCCAGTCCCTCGATCCCAGCGCCTCCCCCCTGGACTACTACGGCTGGGAATTGCGCCGCCAACGCGAGGCGGCCGGCCTGAGACAGGGCCAGTTGGGCGCGCTCATCTTCTGCACGGGCTCGCTGATCGGCCAGATCGAGACGACGAAGAAGGTCCCCACCCGTGACTTCTCCGAGCGCCTGGACGCCGCGCTCGGTACGGACGGGGTGTTCTCGCGGCTGATCGGCCTGGTCCTGCGCAGCCAGCTGCCGACCTGGTTCCAGCCGTACGCGGACATGGAGGCGAAGGCCGCGTACATCTCGACGTACCAGGCTCAGGTGGTGTACGGACTGTTGCAGACGGAGGAGTACGCGCGGGCGGTGCTCGCCACCGGCATGCCGGACGATCTGGAAGGTCTGCTGGCGGGCCGTATGGAGCGCCAGCGCATCCTGGATCGGGAGAAGCCGCCGATGGCGTGGGCGATCCTCGACGAGGCCGTACTGCACCGCCCGATCGGCGGCCACGAGGTCATGCGCGCACAACTCGGCAAGCTGTTGGAGTTCTCCGCGCACCGCTGGATGCGGATTCAGGTGCTGCCCTTCGCGGCTGGTGAACATGCAAGCCTGGATGGGGCGTTCACCACCATGCGCTTCGATGACGACCCGGACATCATCTATACCGAGGACCTCATCTCCGGCCATATGACCGCCAGTCCCGACACGGTCAGGGAGGCCTCGCTCCGATACGCTCATCTCCAGGCCACCGCACTCTCCGTGGAGGATTCGGTGGCGCTGATCGCCCGCGTGATGGAGGAGCGTTATGGAGACCGGCCCCGATCTGAAGTGCGCGCAGTGGCGTAA
- a CDS encoding glycerate kinase family protein — protein MSHRITIAPSGFKESLSAARVAESIAVGVRRVFPGADLDLVPLVDGGEGTAEALALATGGRLIPYAATGPVGEPVDSHFALLGRDAPGPLTAVVEMAAVAGLALVPPDRRDPGTTTTRGVGELILAALDRGARRILVGCGDSGTSDGGAGALQALGARLTDRRGRELPRGGAALRSLHRVDPSGLDPRLATTELLVACNPFNVLCGPQGVARVFGPQKGASPAEVDVLSAALERWAAVLTRDLAPVGDLGTDPGTGASGGLGAGLAALGARLLPRFDVLLDRLDLDARLARADLVITAEGSLDHQTVRGKIPAEVARRAHAAGVPVLVLAGTIGPGAHEVRAVGVDAYNAILPAPMTLPEAIHGSSEFLADAAERSLRIMALGTRLALAARLAPLAA, from the coding sequence ATGAGCCACCGCATCACCATCGCCCCCAGCGGGTTCAAGGAGTCCCTCTCCGCCGCACGGGTGGCCGAGTCCATCGCCGTGGGCGTGCGACGGGTGTTCCCCGGCGCCGACCTCGATCTCGTCCCGCTCGTGGACGGCGGCGAGGGCACCGCCGAGGCGCTGGCCCTCGCCACGGGCGGCCGGCTGATCCCGTACGCCGCGACCGGCCCGGTCGGTGAGCCGGTCGACTCGCACTTCGCCCTGCTGGGGCGGGACGCGCCGGGCCCCCTGACCGCCGTCGTGGAGATGGCGGCCGTGGCCGGTCTCGCCCTGGTACCGCCCGACCGGCGCGACCCGGGCACCACCACGACCCGTGGCGTGGGCGAACTGATCCTGGCCGCACTGGACCGGGGCGCCCGGCGGATACTCGTCGGCTGCGGCGACTCCGGTACGTCGGACGGGGGCGCCGGGGCCCTCCAGGCGCTCGGCGCCCGGCTGACCGACCGCCGCGGCCGCGAACTCCCGCGCGGCGGTGCGGCACTCCGTTCTCTCCACCGCGTCGACCCGTCCGGGCTCGACCCCCGGCTCGCCACCACCGAACTCCTCGTGGCCTGCAACCCGTTCAATGTGCTGTGCGGCCCCCAGGGGGTGGCCCGCGTGTTCGGGCCGCAGAAGGGCGCGAGCCCCGCGGAGGTGGATGTGCTGTCCGCCGCCCTGGAGCGCTGGGCGGCGGTCCTCACCCGGGACCTCGCCCCCGTCGGGGACCTGGGTACGGACCCCGGCACCGGCGCCTCGGGAGGTCTGGGGGCCGGGCTGGCCGCCCTGGGGGCACGCCTGCTCCCCCGCTTCGACGTCCTCCTCGACCGGCTCGACCTCGACGCCCGGCTGGCACGGGCCGATCTCGTGATCACCGCTGAGGGCTCGCTCGACCACCAGACCGTACGGGGAAAGATCCCGGCGGAGGTCGCCCGCCGGGCGCACGCCGCGGGAGTGCCGGTGCTGGTGCTGGCCGGCACGATCGGACCGGGCGCGCACGAGGTGCGGGCGGTCGGGGTGGACGCGTACAACGCGATCCTGCCCGCCCCCATGACGTTGCCCGAAGCGATCCACGGGAGCAGCGAATTCCTCGCCGACGCCGCGGAGCGCTCACTGCGGATCATGGCGCTGGGCACCCGGCTCGCGCTGGCCGCCCGGCTCGCTCCCCTGGCGGCCTGA
- a CDS encoding ACP S-malonyltransferase: protein MLVLVAPGQGAQTPGFLTPWLDLPGATDRIAAWSDAIGLDLAHYGTKADADEIRDTAVAQPLLVAAGLLSAAALDASPGVVAGHSVGEITAAALAGVIDDDAALRLVRTRGLGMAEAAAVTETGMAALLGGDPDVSVAHLEKLGLTPANINGGGQIVAAGTAAQIAALVADMPEGVRRVVPLKVAGAFHTHHMAPAVEKLRVAAADLKVSEPTVTYVSNADGATVATGAEIISRLVGQVANPVRWDLCMETFQALGVTALVEACPGGTLTGLAKRALPGVKTLALKTPDDLDAARALISEHAGA from the coding sequence GTGCTCGTACTCGTCGCTCCCGGCCAAGGCGCTCAGACGCCCGGCTTCCTGACTCCCTGGCTCGACCTCCCCGGTGCCACCGACCGCATCGCGGCCTGGTCCGACGCCATCGGGCTCGACCTTGCCCACTACGGCACGAAGGCCGACGCGGACGAGATCCGCGACACGGCGGTGGCCCAGCCACTGCTCGTCGCCGCGGGTCTGCTGTCGGCCGCCGCCCTCGACGCCTCCCCCGGTGTCGTCGCGGGCCACAGCGTCGGTGAGATCACCGCCGCCGCACTCGCCGGTGTCATCGACGACGATGCCGCGCTCCGTCTCGTACGCACCCGGGGGCTCGGCATGGCCGAGGCCGCCGCGGTCACCGAGACCGGCATGGCGGCGCTGCTCGGCGGCGACCCCGACGTCTCGGTCGCCCATCTGGAGAAGCTGGGCCTGACCCCGGCCAACATCAACGGTGGCGGCCAGATCGTCGCGGCGGGCACGGCCGCGCAGATCGCCGCACTGGTCGCCGACATGCCCGAGGGCGTACGCCGCGTGGTGCCGCTCAAGGTGGCCGGCGCGTTCCACACGCACCACATGGCCCCGGCCGTGGAGAAGCTGCGCGTGGCCGCCGCGGACCTCAAGGTCTCCGAGCCGACCGTGACGTACGTCTCCAACGCCGACGGCGCCACGGTCGCCACCGGCGCCGAGATCATCTCCCGGCTCGTCGGACAGGTCGCCAATCCGGTCCGCTGGGACCTGTGCATGGAGACCTTCCAGGCACTCGGGGTGACCGCACTCGTCGAAGCCTGCCCCGGCGGCACCCTCACCGGGCTGGCCAAGCGGGCGCTGCCCGGAGTGAAGACCCTCGCGCTCAAGACACCCGACGACCTCGACGCGGCCCGCGCGCTCATCTCCGAGCACGCGGGTGCCTAA
- a CDS encoding DUF397 domain-containing protein: METGPDLKCAQWRKSSYSGNTGGECVECTVTGGAAWQKSSYSGSTGGECVEMADASCGSVPVRDSKNPDGPVIVLGADAWRAFVDGLR, from the coding sequence ATGGAGACCGGCCCCGATCTGAAGTGCGCGCAGTGGCGTAAGTCCAGCTACAGCGGGAACACCGGCGGAGAGTGCGTCGAGTGCACCGTCACCGGCGGCGCGGCCTGGCAGAAGTCGTCCTACAGCGGAAGCACCGGCGGAGAGTGCGTCGAGATGGCGGACGCCTCCTGCGGCTCCGTCCCCGTCCGCGACAGCAAGAACCCGGACGGGCCCGTCATCGTCCTCGGGGCCGACGCCTGGCGGGCGTTCGTGGACGGGCTGCGCTGA
- a CDS encoding serine hydrolase domain-containing protein has product MESLRSIDTWPVPTAAAAVVRADGTVLGTHGPTAHRFPLASVTKPLAAYAALVAYEEGAVELDEPAGPEGSTVRHLLAHTSGLAFDEHRVTAPPGTRRLYSNAGFEVLGDHIAKASGIPFPEYLRQAVLEPLGMTSTTLDGSPARDGVSTVDDLVRFAAEVQAPRLLDPRTVLEAQTVVHPGLKGVLPGYGHQNPNDWGLGFEIRDAKSPHWTGASSSPATFGHFGQSGTFLWIDPVAGAACVALTDRPFGPWAAEAWTPFTDAVLRELAA; this is encoded by the coding sequence ATGGAGAGCCTGCGGAGCATCGACACCTGGCCGGTCCCCACGGCGGCGGCGGCCGTCGTACGGGCGGACGGCACCGTCCTCGGGACGCACGGCCCCACCGCGCACCGTTTCCCCCTCGCCTCGGTCACCAAGCCGCTCGCGGCCTACGCGGCGCTCGTGGCGTACGAGGAGGGGGCGGTCGAGCTGGACGAACCGGCCGGTCCCGAAGGGTCCACGGTGCGCCACCTCCTCGCGCACACCAGCGGCCTCGCCTTCGACGAGCACCGGGTGACGGCGCCTCCCGGCACCCGTCGGCTGTACTCCAACGCGGGCTTCGAGGTGCTCGGGGACCACATCGCCAAGGCGTCCGGCATCCCGTTTCCGGAGTATCTGCGCCAGGCGGTCCTGGAGCCGCTGGGCATGACGTCGACCACGCTGGACGGCTCGCCCGCCCGCGACGGTGTCTCGACCGTGGACGACCTGGTCCGGTTCGCCGCCGAGGTCCAGGCCCCCCGCCTCCTCGACCCCCGTACGGTCCTCGAAGCCCAGACCGTGGTGCACCCGGGACTCAAGGGCGTACTGCCCGGCTACGGCCACCAGAACCCGAACGACTGGGGTCTCGGTTTCGAGATCCGGGACGCCAAGTCCCCGCACTGGACGGGCGCTTCCTCGTCCCCGGCCACCTTCGGACACTTCGGCCAGTCCGGTACGTTCCTGTGGATCGACCCGGTGGCGGGCGCGGCCTGCGTCGCGCTGACCGACCGGCCCTTCGGACCGTGGGCGGCCGAGGCGTGGACGCCGTTCACGGACGCGGTGCTGAGGGAGCTCGCGGCGTAA
- a CDS encoding ATP-binding protein, translating to MNHVTAPRPDPGEPAYRAEFAMGEHSARHLRRILRTYLTGWALLDVADAAELALTELIANVVRHVPGRRCQTFVFRLPDGDGVRVEVADADPQEPAVAVGEVLDEGGRGLLLVDAVTDKWGVETRRDGRGKTVWFECVSAAPGAARPPVTPRAPSAPRP from the coding sequence ATGAATCACGTAACTGCTCCCCGGCCCGACCCCGGAGAGCCCGCGTACCGCGCCGAATTCGCGATGGGTGAGCACTCGGCCCGGCATCTGCGCCGCATCCTGCGCACGTACCTCACCGGCTGGGCGCTGCTCGATGTCGCCGACGCGGCGGAACTCGCGCTCACCGAGCTGATCGCCAATGTCGTCCGGCACGTACCGGGGCGTCGTTGTCAGACCTTCGTCTTCCGGCTGCCGGACGGTGACGGTGTGCGCGTGGAGGTGGCGGACGCCGACCCGCAGGAACCCGCCGTCGCTGTGGGTGAAGTGCTCGACGAGGGCGGCCGCGGGCTGCTCCTGGTCGACGCCGTCACCGACAAGTGGGGTGTGGAGACACGGCGGGACGGCCGCGGCAAGACGGTGTGGTTCGAGTGCGTGTCCGCCGCGCCGGGGGCCGCCCGCCCCCCGGTTACGCCGCGAGCTCCCTCAGCACCGCGTCCGTGA
- a CDS encoding response regulator transcription factor yields MNRILIAEDEERIASFVQKGLRANGFTTVVAEDGDSALHQAMVGGFDLMLLDIGLPGRDGFTVLRELREARVTLPVIVLTARDSVRDTVAGLEGGADDWMTKPFRFEELLARVRLRQRTAARAPEVTMLRSGSLSLDLRTRRARADDRTVDLTAREFVLLEFFLRHPGRVLSREQILSHVWGYDFDPGSNIVDVYVRALRRKLGAERLETIRGMGYRMP; encoded by the coding sequence ATGAACCGCATTCTGATCGCCGAGGACGAGGAGCGCATCGCTTCCTTCGTGCAGAAGGGACTCCGCGCCAACGGCTTCACCACCGTCGTCGCCGAGGACGGCGACTCCGCGCTGCACCAGGCGATGGTCGGCGGCTTCGACCTGATGCTCCTCGACATCGGCCTGCCGGGGCGGGACGGCTTCACCGTCCTGCGGGAGCTGCGCGAGGCGCGCGTCACGCTGCCCGTCATCGTGCTCACGGCGCGGGACTCCGTACGGGACACGGTGGCCGGGCTCGAAGGCGGCGCCGACGACTGGATGACGAAGCCGTTCCGCTTCGAGGAGCTGCTGGCACGGGTACGGCTCCGGCAGCGCACCGCTGCGCGCGCCCCCGAGGTCACCATGCTGCGCAGCGGCAGCCTCAGTCTGGACCTGCGCACACGCCGCGCCCGCGCGGACGACCGCACCGTCGATCTGACGGCCCGTGAGTTCGTCCTGCTCGAATTCTTCCTGCGCCACCCCGGCCGGGTCCTCTCGCGCGAGCAGATCCTCTCCCATGTGTGGGGCTACGACTTCGACCCCGGCTCCAACATCGTGGACGTCTACGTCCGCGCCCTGCGCCGGAAGCTGGGTGCGGAGCGGCTGGAGACGATCCGGGGCATGGGCTACCGCATGCCGTGA
- a CDS encoding small hydrophilic protein yields the protein MAFSPRLAALAAVVAVPLGIAATSYAMTDTPEAPKVPPVVQLDDTTPSGAPGGSPGSTPDTLPSTPAPDPSASRSPGGKPGDAVVPGPSAADGDDDDDDLGDDG from the coding sequence ATGGCTTTCTCCCCTCGTCTGGCGGCCCTGGCAGCCGTTGTCGCCGTACCGCTCGGCATCGCGGCCACCAGCTACGCCATGACGGACACCCCCGAGGCACCGAAGGTGCCCCCGGTCGTGCAGCTGGACGACACCACACCGAGCGGCGCGCCCGGGGGCTCGCCGGGCAGCACCCCGGACACCCTGCCCAGCACCCCCGCCCCCGACCCGTCGGCCAGCCGCTCCCCGGGCGGGAAGCCGGGGGATGCCGTCGTGCCCGGCCCCTCGGCCGCCGACGGTGACGATGACGACGACGACCTCGGTGATGACGGTTGA
- a CDS encoding PucR family transcriptional regulator, with amino-acid sequence MPRPDPEQPAANDAHLHAATLKRLEQSSGRLAANAIARMDETLPWYRAMPPENRSWIGLVAQAGIAAFTEWFRHPETPQAISTDVFGTAPRELTRAITLRQTVEMVRTTIEVMETAIEEVAAPGDESVLREALLVYAREIAFATAQVYAQAAEARGAWDARLESLVVNAVLSGEADEGAVSRAAALGWNSPEHVCVILGTAPDGDSELTVEAIRRAARHAKLQVLTGVLGTRLVVIAGGSDNPLQVAKGLIGPYAAGPVVAGPVVPDLLAATRSAQAAAAGLKACSAWQDAPRPVLADDLLPERAMAGDPAARDQLVEEIYRPLEEAGSALLETLSVYLEQASSLEGAARMLFVHPNTVRYRLRRVTDVTGWSPSDVRSAFTLRIALILGRLAAADPQS; translated from the coding sequence GTGCCCCGACCCGATCCTGAGCAGCCCGCTGCGAACGACGCCCACCTGCATGCCGCGACCCTGAAGCGCCTGGAGCAGTCCTCCGGCCGGCTGGCCGCGAACGCCATCGCCCGCATGGACGAGACGCTGCCGTGGTACCGGGCGATGCCCCCGGAGAACCGGTCCTGGATCGGCCTGGTCGCCCAGGCCGGCATCGCCGCCTTCACCGAGTGGTTCCGGCATCCGGAGACCCCGCAGGCCATCTCCACCGATGTGTTCGGTACGGCTCCGCGCGAGCTGACCCGGGCGATCACCCTGCGGCAGACCGTGGAGATGGTGCGGACGACGATCGAGGTCATGGAGACCGCGATCGAGGAGGTCGCCGCGCCCGGCGACGAGTCGGTGCTGCGCGAGGCGCTGCTCGTCTACGCCCGGGAGATCGCCTTCGCGACCGCCCAGGTGTACGCCCAGGCCGCCGAGGCCCGGGGCGCGTGGGACGCCCGGCTGGAATCCCTCGTGGTGAACGCGGTGCTCTCCGGGGAGGCGGACGAGGGTGCCGTGTCCCGGGCCGCCGCGCTCGGCTGGAACTCCCCCGAGCATGTCTGCGTGATCCTGGGCACCGCGCCCGACGGGGACAGCGAGCTGACCGTGGAGGCGATCCGGCGGGCCGCCCGGCATGCCAAGCTCCAGGTCCTGACCGGCGTACTGGGCACCCGTCTCGTCGTCATCGCCGGTGGCAGCGACAATCCGCTCCAGGTCGCGAAGGGCCTGATCGGGCCGTATGCGGCGGGGCCCGTGGTCGCCGGCCCCGTGGTGCCCGACCTGCTCGCCGCCACCCGGTCCGCGCAGGCCGCGGCGGCCGGGCTGAAGGCCTGCTCGGCGTGGCAGGACGCGCCGCGCCCGGTACTGGCGGACGATCTCCTTCCGGAGCGCGCGATGGCGGGCGACCCCGCCGCGCGGGACCAGTTGGTGGAGGAGATCTACAGACCGCTGGAGGAGGCGGGTTCGGCACTCCTGGAGACTCTGAGTGTCTATCTGGAGCAGGCGAGCAGCCTCGAAGGTGCCGCCAGGATGCTCTTCGTCCACCCCAACACCGTGCGCTACCGGCTACGACGTGTGACCGACGTCACCGGCTGGTCACCGTCCGATGTGCGCTCGGCGTTCACCCTGCGAATCGCCCTCATCCTGGGGCGCTTGGCCGCGGCGGATCCTCAGTCCTAG
- a CDS encoding SLC13 family permease: MPLSLRQTACLCAVLGLCALLALPGLGTDGKLTLAVFALATCAWIATPVDDTYIALGAGLALTVTGVISSETLFATLGHETVWLLICAFVLAAAVARTGLAGRAAVFLVGGAGTVRQLVHLTTAGLVVTAFAVPATSGRAALALPVFLALAAALADRVRLVVMLALLFPTVILLSAVATLIGAGAHLITVGVLREQTGEQLGFVTWLLLGLPLAVVSSHLAAELVLLMTTRRADRTGPVRITAAHLQEHSATAVQGPLTAPESRCLLLLATVVLLWCSEPLHGVSPAVVALIGAIVATSPALGTVRLKDGLSAVPWPMLLFMATTMAMGVALSDSGAAAWLVGWIPGAASTPPWVFLTGVVVISTAAHLVLQSRSARSSVLVPLVVAAAIGAGVNPVAAALASTAAAGFCHTLPASAKPVALFAGLSGTPTYTPRDLLRLSAVLAPLTAALVLFFALAVWPLLGVPVHLETQP; the protein is encoded by the coding sequence GTGCCTCTTTCACTCCGGCAGACCGCCTGCCTCTGCGCCGTCCTCGGGCTCTGCGCACTCCTCGCCCTCCCCGGCCTCGGCACCGACGGGAAGCTCACCCTCGCCGTCTTCGCGCTCGCCACCTGCGCCTGGATCGCCACGCCGGTGGACGACACCTACATCGCGCTCGGCGCCGGACTGGCCCTGACCGTGACCGGGGTGATCAGCAGCGAGACGCTGTTCGCCACACTCGGCCACGAGACGGTGTGGCTGTTGATCTGCGCCTTCGTGCTGGCCGCCGCCGTCGCCAGGACCGGGCTCGCCGGGCGGGCCGCCGTCTTCCTGGTCGGCGGGGCCGGCACCGTACGGCAGCTGGTGCATCTGACCACGGCCGGACTCGTCGTGACCGCCTTCGCCGTCCCGGCGACCTCGGGGCGCGCCGCCCTGGCCCTTCCGGTCTTCCTGGCACTGGCCGCGGCGCTCGCCGACCGCGTCCGTCTGGTGGTGATGCTGGCCCTCCTCTTCCCGACGGTCATCCTGCTCTCCGCCGTCGCCACCCTGATCGGCGCGGGTGCGCACCTGATCACCGTCGGGGTGCTCCGGGAACAGACCGGGGAGCAGCTGGGTTTCGTCACCTGGCTGCTGCTCGGGCTGCCGCTCGCCGTGGTCTCCTCCCATCTCGCGGCGGAGCTGGTGCTCCTGATGACGACGCGGCGGGCCGACCGCACGGGTCCGGTCAGGATCACCGCGGCACACCTCCAGGAACACTCCGCCACCGCTGTCCAGGGGCCGCTCACCGCGCCGGAGTCCCGGTGCCTCCTGCTGCTGGCGACGGTGGTGCTGCTGTGGTGCAGCGAGCCGTTGCACGGGGTGTCGCCGGCCGTGGTCGCCCTCATCGGCGCCATCGTGGCCACCTCACCGGCGCTGGGAACCGTCCGGTTGAAGGACGGTCTGAGCGCGGTGCCGTGGCCGATGCTCCTGTTCATGGCCACCACCATGGCCATGGGGGTGGCCCTCTCCGACTCGGGGGCGGCGGCCTGGCTGGTCGGCTGGATACCGGGGGCGGCCTCGACGCCGCCCTGGGTGTTCCTCACCGGCGTGGTCGTGATCAGTACGGCGGCCCATCTGGTGCTCCAGTCCCGCTCCGCCCGCTCCTCCGTGCTGGTGCCGCTGGTCGTCGCCGCGGCCATCGGCGCCGGGGTCAACCCGGTCGCCGCCGCGCTCGCCTCGACCGCCGCCGCCGGTTTCTGCCACACCCTGCCCGCCTCGGCGAAGCCGGTCGCGCTCTTCGCCGGCCTGTCCGGCACACCGACGTACACCCCGCGCGATCTCCTGCGGCTCTCCGCCGTGCTCGCGCCGCTCACCGCAGCCCTCGTGCTGTTCTTCGCCCTCGCCGTCTGGCCCCTGCTCGGCGTGCCCGTCCACTTGGAGACCCAGCCATGA
- a CDS encoding pirin family protein, with amino-acid sequence MISVHRSDSRYAGGDAAAGIESLHAFSFGRFYDPDNLRFGAFLACNEERLAPGAGFDEHPHSHTEIVTWVIEGELTHRDSTGRSTVVRAGDLQHLSAAAGVRHVERNDADAPLTFLQVWLAPLEPGGEPAYTVVPGLADSTPYEVSGAGATLRVHRLGDGERAAVPDAVRLYVHVVRGRVALGGQELGPGDAARITEAEGLEAVATGAAELLIWELAG; translated from the coding sequence GTGATTTCCGTACACAGGTCGGACAGCCGCTACGCGGGCGGGGACGCGGCGGCCGGGATCGAGTCCCTGCACGCCTTCTCGTTCGGACGTTTCTACGACCCCGACAACCTCCGCTTCGGCGCGTTCCTGGCCTGCAACGAGGAGCGGCTCGCCCCCGGCGCGGGCTTCGACGAGCATCCGCACAGCCACACCGAGATCGTCACCTGGGTGATCGAGGGCGAACTGACCCACCGCGATTCGACGGGCCGCTCCACGGTCGTCCGCGCCGGGGACCTCCAGCACCTGAGCGCCGCCGCGGGCGTGCGCCACGTCGAACGCAACGACGCGGACGCCCCGCTGACCTTCCTTCAGGTGTGGCTGGCCCCGCTGGAGCCGGGCGGCGAACCCGCGTACACCGTCGTCCCCGGCCTCGCCGACTCCACCCCGTACGAGGTGTCCGGTGCCGGGGCGACGCTCCGGGTGCACAGACTCGGTGACGGCGAACGGGCCGCGGTGCCGGACGCGGTACGTCTGTACGTGCACGTGGTACGGGGCCGGGTCGCCCTGGGCGGGCAGGAGTTGGGGCCCGGTGACGCGGCGCGGATCACGGAGGCCGAAGGGCTGGAAGCGGTCGCGACGGGCGCGGCGGAGCTGCTGATCTGGGAGCTCGCGGGCTGA